One Schistocerca cancellata isolate TAMUIC-IGC-003103 chromosome 1, iqSchCanc2.1, whole genome shotgun sequence genomic region harbors:
- the LOC126088796 gene encoding nuclear receptor-binding factor 2-like isoform X1 codes for MESSALNVAHQQHRKADTHLRYKRFDEAVQCHQNAASMLKEAMKLTSVTRALESLHLQHDYHVRQQEIIRLKKDQFETFKRALENKKKMSFKFVKDENLSSLQQEEGKNNLQLAIYKTMEEADSLLQLLVHHGDGGSDADDSQETCAQPVAAVIEGSKRPKDEQTVIEELRTLNSQLRALVMQLITQLDASVRETERLQSVVQRLEAEAAARENAPPGTGIISETNGTSDCHHTVTAGSAGGSSPFVFSPCGDLEGDANSSPRELPVLAPLEMPEFDFSVFSKRASSDSTL; via the exons ATGGAATCTTCTGCGTTAAACGTG GCCCATCAGCAGCACCGTAAAGCTGACACACATCTCCGATACAAACGGTTTGATGAAGCTGTGCAGTGCCACCAAAATGCTGCATCAATGTTGAAAGAAGCAATGAAGCTTACTAGTGTAACTAGAGCTCTAGAATCACTACATTTACAGCATGATTATCATGTGAGACAGCAAGAAATAATAAG GTTGAAGAAGGATCAGTTTGAAACATTTAAGAGAGCTCTTGAAAATAAGAAGAAGATGTCCTTTAAGTTTGTGAAAGATGAAAATCTATCTTCTCTGCAACAAGAGGAGGGAAAGAATAATCTTCAGTTAGCCATTTACAA AACAATGGAAGAAGCAGACTCTCTCTTGCAGTTGCTTGTACATCATGGTGATGGAGGAAGTGATGCTGATGACTCACAAGAAACATGTGCACAGCCAGTAGCGGCTGTTATTGAGGGCAGCAAACGACCTAAGGATGAACAAACAGTGATTGAGGAACTTCGAACACTTAACAGTCAATTGAGGGCCCTTGTAATGCAGCTCATCACTCAACTAGATGCCAGTGTGCGTGAAACAGAGCGCCTGCAATCTGTG GTGCAGAGATTGGAAGCTGAAGCAGCTGCTCGTGAAAATGCTCCGCCTGGAACAGGTATAATCAGTGAAACTAATGGTACCTCAGACTGCCATCACACAGTGACTGCAGGATCTGCAGGTGGAAGTTCTCCTTTTGTGTTCTCTCCCTGTGGAGACCTGGAGGGTGATGCGAATTCCTCACCCCGTGAGCTGCCTGTTCTTGCACCTTTAGAAATGCCAGAATTTGACTTCTCTGTCTTCAGTAAGAGAGCTTCTTCCGATAGTACACTTTGA
- the LOC126088796 gene encoding nuclear receptor-binding factor 2-like isoform X2, with the protein MLKEAMKLTSVTRALESLHLQHDYHVRQQEIIRLKKDQFETFKRALENKKKMSFKFVKDENLSSLQQEEGKNNLQLAIYKTMEEADSLLQLLVHHGDGGSDADDSQETCAQPVAAVIEGSKRPKDEQTVIEELRTLNSQLRALVMQLITQLDASVRETERLQSVVQRLEAEAAARENAPPGTGIISETNGTSDCHHTVTAGSAGGSSPFVFSPCGDLEGDANSSPRELPVLAPLEMPEFDFSVFSKRASSDSTL; encoded by the exons ATGTTGAAAGAAGCAATGAAGCTTACTAGTGTAACTAGAGCTCTAGAATCACTACATTTACAGCATGATTATCATGTGAGACAGCAAGAAATAATAAG GTTGAAGAAGGATCAGTTTGAAACATTTAAGAGAGCTCTTGAAAATAAGAAGAAGATGTCCTTTAAGTTTGTGAAAGATGAAAATCTATCTTCTCTGCAACAAGAGGAGGGAAAGAATAATCTTCAGTTAGCCATTTACAA AACAATGGAAGAAGCAGACTCTCTCTTGCAGTTGCTTGTACATCATGGTGATGGAGGAAGTGATGCTGATGACTCACAAGAAACATGTGCACAGCCAGTAGCGGCTGTTATTGAGGGCAGCAAACGACCTAAGGATGAACAAACAGTGATTGAGGAACTTCGAACACTTAACAGTCAATTGAGGGCCCTTGTAATGCAGCTCATCACTCAACTAGATGCCAGTGTGCGTGAAACAGAGCGCCTGCAATCTGTG GTGCAGAGATTGGAAGCTGAAGCAGCTGCTCGTGAAAATGCTCCGCCTGGAACAGGTATAATCAGTGAAACTAATGGTACCTCAGACTGCCATCACACAGTGACTGCAGGATCTGCAGGTGGAAGTTCTCCTTTTGTGTTCTCTCCCTGTGGAGACCTGGAGGGTGATGCGAATTCCTCACCCCGTGAGCTGCCTGTTCTTGCACCTTTAGAAATGCCAGAATTTGACTTCTCTGTCTTCAGTAAGAGAGCTTCTTCCGATAGTACACTTTGA